Proteins encoded in a region of the Diospyros lotus cultivar Yz01 chromosome 9, ASM1463336v1, whole genome shotgun sequence genome:
- the LOC127809412 gene encoding uncharacterized protein LOC127809412 — translation MSLISRVRHRLPFGLCGKPFLFYASLSPNYLNVVSLHFAQPARKEEEDEEVEIDQRRLPADYDPSTFDPTQHRSPPTERVWRLVDEISGLSLVEVAELSSILMKKMGMKDPPVVGVMKPGAAGLAGVAMKAPTASKEEKKPEKTVFELKLESYDAASKIKIIKEVRSFTDLGLKEAKDLVEKTPAIFKKGVSKEEGEQIIEKMKAAGAKVVME, via the coding sequence ATGAGCTTAATCTCAAGGGTTAGGCATCGCTTACCTTTTGGGTTATGTGGAAAACCCTTTCTTTTCTATGCGTCTCTTAGCCCCAACTACTTAAATGTTGTATCTCTACACTTTGCTCAACCTGcaaggaaagaggaagaagatgaggaagtAGAGATCGACCAAAGAAGGCTTCCAGCTGACTATGATCCCTCAACTTTTGATCCCACACAGCATCGTAGTCCTCCAACAGAGCGAGTTTGGAGGCTTGTTGATGAGATCTCAGGACTTTCCTTGGTCGAAGTTGCAGAGTTATCTTCaattttaatgaagaaaatgggTATGAAAGATCCACCTGTTGTGGGGGTCATGAAGCCTGGAGCTGCTGGATTGGCTGGGGTGGCTATGAAGGCACCAACAGCAtcaaaggaggagaagaaaccTGAGAAGACCGTCTTTGAACTGAAATTGGAGTCGTATGATGCGGCCTCAAAGATTAAGATAATAAAGGAGGTAAGGAGTTTCACCGATTTGGGTctcaaagaagcaaaagatttGGTGGAGAAAACACCAGCCATATTTAAAAAGGGTGtttcaaaagaagaaggagaacaaATAATTGAGAAGATGAAAGCTGCAGGGGCAAAAGTTGTTATGGAGTAA
- the LOC127809460 gene encoding photosynthetic NDH subunit of lumenal location 1, chloroplastic, which produces MAVSSLSISLAATTLSTGNRCGIPSSSSSTKPPVLIPTFDECKNCKRRPLLLGVGTLALSLFPANSLFAEEIPRNYEAFVDLSDGYSYYYPSDWREFDFRGHDSAFKDRYLQLQNVRVSFIPTEKTDIHDLGPMQDVVYNLVTHVYSAPTQMANIFDMQERTVDGKNYYTFEYALTSPNFSRAAFATIAIGNGRYYTLIVGANERRWKRVRNKLKVVADSFKLLDI; this is translated from the exons ATGGCAGTTTCTTCCCTCTCGATAAGCTTGGCCGCAACCACATTATCCACCGGGAACAGG TGCGGCATTCCCAGTTCGTCCAGCTCGACAAAGCCTCCTGTATTGATTCCAACCTTTGATGAGTGCA AGAACTGTAAGAGAAGGCCACTGCTGCTTGGAGTAGGAACTTTAGCTTTGAGCTTATTCCCTGCAAATTCACTCTTTGCTGAAG AAATACCACGAAACTATGAAGCCTTTGTGGACTTATCAGATGGCTATTCATACTATTACCCCTCAGATTGGAGG GAATTCGACTTCAGAGGGCATGATTCTGCATTCAAGGACCGGTATTTGCAATTACAAAACGTTAGGGTGAGCTTTATCCCCACCGAGAAGACGGACATTCATGACTTGGGCCCTATGCAAGAT GTTGTTTACAATTTGGTTACACATGTTTACTCTGCACCAACTCAGATGGCAAACATATTTGATATGCAAGAG CGAACTGTTGATGGGAAGAACTACTACACCTTTGAGTATGCCCTCACATCTCCAAATTTCTCTAGAGCAGCCTTTGCAACCATAGCAATTGGCAACG GGAGATACTACACCCTGATTGTGGGAGCAAATGAAAGGCGATGGAAGAGAGTAAGGAACAAGCTCAAGGTGGTGGCTGACTCTTTCAAGCTTCTTGACATCTGA
- the LOC127810481 gene encoding phragmoplastin interacting protein 1 produces MVLSNKKLKQKLRAALAGSLAASEEAHAEPPNTTHNPECSTFKSLLTSATQKPRLSKREKRRKTLSLQPPDDSNRVSEKDSQEGGSGVTTDEKKRKRKSKAGEGLESGGSEMEAAKKLKKNKKKQKNKNKKGKKVEKSANERSEQGLVETIKASDGQETGEVTRKVYVGGIPYYSTEDDIRSYFESCGTIIDVDCMKFPESGKFRGIAIISFKTEAAAKRALAFDGSDMGGLFLKILPYKSTRTKNVSDFAPAYVEGFNRVYVGNLSWDITEDELRKLFSGCSISSLRFGEDKETQEFRGYAHVDFTDSLSLHEALKLDQSIVYGRPVRIRCAVSRKATESNSKSVPSNQQADSGGTSSSIPGKIRRRTCYECGEKGHLSSSCPKKQAADATNSGAT; encoded by the exons ATGGTCTTATCGAACAAGAAGCTGAAGCAGAAGCTGAGAGCAGCTTTGGCGGGGTCATTGGCAGCATCAGAAGAGGCCCACGCCGAGCCGCCAAACACCACCCACAACCCAGAATGCAGCACCTTTAAGTCCCTCCTCACTTCTGCCACTCAGAAACCCAGGCTTTCCAAGAGAGAGAAACGCAGGAAAACCCTATCCTTGCAACCTCCTGATGATTCGAACCGAGTTTCAGAGAAAGATAGCCAGGAAGGTGGTTCAGGGGTTACAACggatgagaagaagaggaagcgGAAGAGCAAAGCCGGTGAGGGGCTGGAGAGCGGCGGTTCAGAGATGGAGGCGGCgaagaagttgaagaagaataagaagaagcagaagaataagaataagaagGGGAAGAAGGTGGAGAAGAGTGCAAATGAAAGGAGTGAACAAGGTCTTGTAGAGACAATTAAAGCCAGTGATGG TCAAGAAACTGGGGAGGTCACTAGAAAAGTCTACGTGGGAGGCATCCCATATTACTCAACTGAGGATGATATTCGGAGTTATTTTGAAAGTTGTGGTACAATAATTGATGTTGATTGTATGAAGTTTCCTGAAAGTGGAAAGTTCAGAGGAATTGCCATCATCAGTTTCAAG ACTGAAGCCGCTGCTAAAAGAGCGCTGGCCTTTGATGGATCCGACAT GGGTGGACTCTTCCTGAAAATCCTGCCTTACAAGTCAACTAGAACAAAGAATGTATCTGACTTTGCCCCTGCATATGTAGAAGGTTTCAATAGGGTCTATGTGGGAAATCTGTCATGGGATATAACAGAAGATGAACTGAGGAAACTTTTCTCGGGTTGCAGTATCTCTTCTCTTCGATTTGGTGAAGACAAGGAAACGCAGGAGTTTCGAGGTTATGCCCACGTGGATTTCACTGATAGTCTCTCTCTGCATGAGGCACTGAAACTTGATCAATCTATCGTTTATGGGAGACCTGTGAGAATAAGATGTGCTGTTTCAAGAAAAGCAACAGAAAGCAATTCAAAATCAGTGCCCTCAAACCAGCAAGCTGATAGTGGCGGCACAAGCTCTTCCATCCCCGGCAAGATAAGGCGAAGAACTTGCTACGAGTGCGGCGAGAAGGGCCATCTTTCGTCGTCTTGTCCCAAGAAACAAGCTGCTGATGCCACGAACAGTGGTGCAACTTAA